From Novosphingobium resinovorum, the proteins below share one genomic window:
- the coaD gene encoding pantetheine-phosphate adenylyltransferase: MASAERIGVYPGTFDPITLGHADIIRRGAKLVDKLIIGVTTNPSKNPLFTPDERMAMVEREVAAMGIDNVSVVGFNALLMKFAQKQGASVIVRGLRAVADFEYEYQMAGMNQQLNSTIETVFLMADVSLQPIASKLVKEIAMFGGDIVKFVSPAVREDVVGRIAQNGLLGDY, translated from the coding sequence ATGGCTTCGGCTGAGCGTATCGGCGTCTACCCCGGCACTTTCGACCCGATCACGCTGGGCCATGCCGACATCATCCGGCGCGGCGCCAAGCTGGTGGACAAGCTGATCATCGGCGTCACCACCAACCCGTCGAAAAACCCGCTGTTCACGCCGGACGAGCGCATGGCCATGGTCGAGCGCGAGGTCGCGGCGATGGGGATCGACAACGTCAGCGTCGTCGGCTTCAATGCGCTGCTGATGAAGTTCGCCCAGAAGCAGGGCGCCAGCGTGATCGTGCGCGGCCTGCGCGCGGTGGCGGACTTTGAATACGAATACCAGATGGCCGGCATGAACCAGCAGCTCAATTCCACCATCGAGACGGTGTTTCTGATGGCGGACGTCAGCCTGCAGCCGATCGCGTCCAAGCTGGTCAAGGAAATCGCGATGTTCGGGGGCGACATCGTGAAGTTCGTCAGCCCGGCGGTACGTGAGGACGTCGTCGGGCGGATCGCGCAAAACGGATTATTGGGGGACTACTGA
- a CDS encoding polyprenyl synthetase family protein: MTEVAAPDSLLAEGLARIAEEIDGAFDALLAVPDDARAKLVEAMRYAAIGGGKRLRPLLLASVAEMYGVQREAAIRAGIAIESIHVYSLIHDDLPCMDDDALRHGKPTLHLAFDEATAVLAGDSLHAFAFEVLSDPATTPDPFTRIELVRTLGHASGAQGMAGGQMMDLVAETSEFDLQTVTRLQQLKTGALLGAAVEMGAILGRIPPEGRTHLRGYARDIGLAFQIADDLIDHEGDAALAGKAVGKDAAAGKETFVSLLGPERAREQARMLVEQAVGHLAQHGKEADLLRAVARYIIERDH, translated from the coding sequence GTGACCGAAGTGGCCGCGCCTGATTCGCTGCTGGCCGAGGGTCTCGCGCGGATCGCCGAGGAGATCGACGGCGCCTTCGACGCGCTGCTCGCCGTTCCCGACGATGCCCGCGCTAAGCTGGTGGAGGCGATGCGCTATGCCGCGATCGGCGGGGGCAAGCGGCTGCGTCCGCTGCTGCTCGCCAGCGTCGCGGAGATGTACGGCGTCCAGCGCGAAGCTGCGATCCGGGCCGGTATCGCCATCGAATCGATCCACGTCTATTCGCTGATCCACGACGATCTGCCGTGCATGGACGATGACGCCCTGCGCCATGGCAAGCCGACGCTTCATCTGGCGTTCGACGAGGCCACTGCCGTGCTTGCAGGCGATTCGCTGCACGCCTTCGCTTTCGAGGTCCTGTCCGATCCGGCGACCACGCCCGATCCCTTTACCCGCATCGAACTCGTCCGCACGCTCGGCCACGCCAGCGGCGCGCAGGGCATGGCAGGCGGGCAGATGATGGACCTCGTCGCCGAAACCAGCGAGTTCGACCTGCAGACCGTCACCCGCCTGCAGCAGCTCAAGACCGGCGCGCTGCTCGGCGCGGCGGTGGAGATGGGCGCGATCCTCGGCCGCATTCCGCCGGAGGGGCGCACACATCTGCGCGGCTATGCCCGCGACATCGGGCTGGCCTTCCAGATCGCCGATGATCTCATCGACCACGAGGGCGACGCCGCTCTCGCGGGCAAGGCCGTGGGCAAGGACGCGGCGGCGGGCAAGGAAACCTTCGTCTCGCTGCTCGGCCCCGAACGCGCCCGCGAACAGGCGCGCATGCTGGTCGAGCAAGCCGTCGGCCATCTCGCCCAGCATGGGAAGGAAGCCGACCTGCTTCGCGCCGTTGCGCGCTATATCATCGAGAGGGATCACTGA
- a CDS encoding exodeoxyribonuclease VII small subunit, producing the protein MESETSTIDTLSFEDALRALETIVRQLESGDVPLEDSISLYEKGEKLRQHCQKRLDAAQARIERIVAGPDGAAAGTQPFDL; encoded by the coding sequence ATGGAATCCGAAACTTCGACCATCGACACGCTCAGCTTCGAGGATGCACTGCGCGCGCTGGAAACCATCGTGCGCCAGCTCGAAAGCGGCGACGTGCCACTGGAAGATTCGATCTCGCTCTACGAAAAGGGCGAGAAGCTGCGGCAGCATTGCCAGAAGCGCCTCGACGCTGCGCAGGCGCGGATCGAGCGTATCGTCGCCGGGCCGGACGGCGCGGCGGCGGGCACCCAGCCTTTCGACCTGTGA
- a CDS encoding peptidylprolyl isomerase, giving the protein MKFRLPLTALMLGAALVAAPAIAKDKDKKDEAAATPTPPPLPTTIDTDITHEPENVLLLDLSDGGRVAIRMMPQWAPHHVERVKTLAAQGFYNGQIFHRVIDGFMAQTGDPTGTGQGGSQLPDLQAEFNTMPHLRGTVSMARTNDPNSANSQFFIVFYPRFALDKKYTVFGRVISGMQYVDAIHRGEPPEDPTKIVQASLASENKPAPAAPVAPAAPALKAPSISDLNNSKSN; this is encoded by the coding sequence ATGAAGTTTCGCCTTCCCCTGACCGCGCTGATGCTCGGCGCCGCCCTCGTCGCGGCCCCGGCCATCGCGAAGGACAAGGACAAAAAGGACGAGGCAGCGGCCACGCCGACGCCTCCGCCCCTGCCGACCACGATCGACACCGACATCACGCATGAGCCCGAGAACGTGCTCCTGCTTGACTTGTCGGACGGCGGCCGCGTCGCCATTCGCATGATGCCGCAGTGGGCTCCGCACCATGTCGAGCGGGTCAAGACGCTGGCGGCGCAGGGCTTCTACAACGGCCAGATATTCCACCGCGTGATCGACGGATTCATGGCGCAGACGGGCGATCCGACCGGCACCGGGCAGGGCGGCTCGCAGCTTCCCGACCTTCAGGCCGAATTCAACACGATGCCGCACCTCCGCGGCACCGTTTCGATGGCGCGCACCAACGACCCGAACAGCGCCAACAGCCAGTTCTTCATCGTGTTCTATCCGCGCTTCGCGCTGGACAAGAAGTACACGGTGTTCGGCCGTGTGATCTCGGGGATGCAGTACGTCGATGCGATCCATCGCGGCGAGCCGCCCGAGGACCCGACGAAGATTGTCCAGGCCTCGCTGGCGTCGGAGAACAAGCCGGCCCCGGCCGCGCCGGTGGCTCCGGCGGCACCTGCGCTGAAGGCGCCTTCGATTTCGGACCTGAACAACTCCAAGTCCAACTGA
- a CDS encoding DEAD/DEAH box helicase, which translates to MTFPQIPAPLAEAITGHGYETLTPVQAAVTESEAHGRDLVVSAQTGSGKTVAFGLAMADELLADDELAFAVKPLALAIAPTRELAQQVSRELEWLYAKTHARIVTCVGGMDPVKERKQLERGAAIVVGTPGRLRDHLERGKLDLSALRAVVLDEADEMLDMGFREDLEELLDATPETRRTLLFSATMPRPIEALAQRYQKNALRISTVGENRGHGDIAYKAVTVAPSDIEHAVVNLLRFYDAETAILFCATRDNVKHLHATLVERGFSAVALSGEHSQNERNNALQALRDRRAKVCVATDVAARGIDLPSLSLVVHVEIPRDAETLQHRSGRTGRAGKKGTAVLLVPYPRRRRVEMMLRGARIEAEWGEAPTPEAIRAQDRDRLLEKLLAPVEVEDDDRELAKVVLETLSAEDVAAALVRAHRAAMPQPEELLGNSPESRQKRERPGFDDVVWFRMNVGRDERAEARWILPVLCRRGHVTRDAVGQIRINGDQTYFQIPAAQAEQFERAVARTAREDGEYEATILIERAPDAPRDAARHRSRDREGPQGRGRRPHGNGPRSDGPGGEGSAPYRARPTGPRQDRPAGGGGGKPFHKKPKKSW; encoded by the coding sequence ATGACTTTTCCGCAGATTCCCGCGCCTCTCGCCGAAGCCATCACCGGACATGGCTATGAAACCCTGACCCCTGTTCAGGCCGCCGTGACCGAATCGGAGGCGCATGGCCGCGACCTCGTCGTCTCGGCGCAGACCGGCTCGGGCAAGACCGTCGCCTTTGGCCTTGCCATGGCCGACGAACTGCTCGCCGACGACGAACTCGCCTTCGCGGTCAAGCCGCTGGCACTCGCCATCGCGCCGACCCGCGAACTGGCGCAGCAGGTCAGCCGCGAGCTGGAATGGCTTTATGCCAAGACCCACGCCCGCATCGTCACCTGCGTCGGCGGCATGGACCCGGTGAAGGAGCGCAAGCAGCTGGAACGCGGCGCGGCGATCGTCGTCGGCACGCCGGGCCGTCTGCGCGACCATCTGGAGCGCGGCAAGCTCGACCTCTCGGCCCTGCGCGCCGTCGTACTCGACGAAGCCGACGAAATGCTCGACATGGGCTTCCGCGAGGATCTGGAAGAACTGCTCGACGCGACGCCGGAAACCCGCCGCACGCTGCTGTTCTCGGCGACCATGCCCCGCCCGATCGAGGCGCTGGCCCAGCGTTACCAGAAGAACGCGCTGCGCATCTCCACTGTCGGCGAGAACCGCGGCCATGGCGACATCGCCTACAAGGCTGTCACCGTCGCGCCTTCCGACATCGAGCATGCGGTGGTGAACCTGCTGCGCTTCTACGATGCCGAGACCGCGATCCTGTTCTGTGCCACGCGCGACAACGTGAAGCACCTGCATGCCACCCTGGTGGAGCGCGGCTTCTCGGCCGTGGCGCTTTCGGGCGAGCATTCGCAGAACGAGCGCAACAACGCGCTGCAGGCGCTGCGTGACCGCCGCGCCAAAGTCTGCGTCGCCACCGACGTCGCCGCGCGCGGCATCGATCTGCCGTCGCTCAGCCTCGTCGTCCACGTCGAGATTCCGCGCGATGCAGAGACCCTGCAGCACCGCTCGGGCCGTACCGGCCGCGCGGGCAAGAAGGGCACGGCGGTCCTGCTGGTGCCGTATCCGCGCCGCCGCCGCGTCGAGATGATGCTGCGCGGCGCCCGCATCGAGGCCGAGTGGGGTGAGGCCCCGACGCCCGAGGCGATCCGTGCGCAGGACCGTGACCGCCTGCTCGAAAAGCTGCTGGCGCCGGTCGAAGTCGAGGACGACGACCGCGAACTGGCGAAGGTCGTGCTGGAAACGCTGAGCGCAGAGGACGTCGCTGCCGCGCTTGTGCGCGCGCACCGCGCCGCGATGCCGCAGCCCGAGGAACTGCTCGGCAATTCGCCCGAATCCCGCCAGAAGCGCGAGCGTCCGGGCTTCGACGACGTCGTGTGGTTCCGCATGAACGTGGGCCGCGACGAGCGGGCCGAAGCGCGCTGGATCCTGCCGGTGCTGTGCCGCCGCGGCCATGTCACCCGCGATGCGGTCGGCCAGATTCGCATCAACGGTGACCAGACCTACTTCCAGATCCCTGCCGCGCAGGCCGAGCAGTTCGAACGCGCCGTCGCCCGCACCGCGCGTGAAGACGGTGAGTACGAAGCCACCATCCTCATCGAGCGTGCGCCTGATGCGCCGCGTGACGCCGCCCGTCACCGCAGCCGCGACCGCGAAGGCCCGCAGGGTCGTGGCCGCCGTCCGCACGGCAATGGTCCGCGTTCCGATGGTCCCGGCGGCGAGGGCTCGGCCCCGTACCGCGCGCGCCCGACCGGTCCGCGCCAGGACCGTCCGGCGGGTGGCGGCGGCGGCAAGCCGTTCCACAAGAAGCCGAAGAAGAGCTGGTAA
- a CDS encoding tetratricopeptide repeat-containing sulfotransferase family protein: MNRPADAVSISALVAADPARAVPVLRARILREPRNAVVYRMLGRALRALGRDEEAIMAEGDAIRASAHDPDLVIIARALFAGDLPVAEAGLRQRLRDQPTDVAAIRMMAELAGRIGRYRDAEALLRRALELAPGFTAARANLAIALYRQNRFAEAVAVLDTVLAQGEAQAGDLNLRAAALGRIGDYAEARRIYADLTETFPDHARLWMSYGHILKTLGEQAQSVAAYRRAIAIEPGLGEVWWSLANLKTWQFSDADLAAMEAALEDETLSDDDRLHLHFALGKALDDRNVADLAFKHYETGNRVRREQLDFDPKVVREQVNAVIAAVTPTLLARIEGAGHPCPDPLFILGLPRAGSTLIEQILSSHSRVEGTMELPDIPAMAMREAQAYGSSAREWPEALAAMPPSRLAELGAEFIERTRIQRKTDKPFYIDKLPNNWAYAGFIAAILPNARIIDARRAPLDCCFSNFRQHFAKGQAFSYDLEHIGRYYAEYVRAMAHYDVIMPGRIHRVIHERLLDDPEAEVRALLAYLALDFEEGCLQFHRNDRAVRTASSEQVRRPLNRDGVDQWRPYDAWLGPLRRALGDLPETYATR, from the coding sequence ATGAACCGCCCCGCCGACGCCGTTTCGATCTCCGCCCTGGTCGCTGCCGACCCTGCACGCGCAGTGCCAGTCTTGCGCGCCAGAATCCTGCGCGAACCCCGCAATGCCGTGGTCTACCGGATGCTTGGGCGGGCGCTGCGGGCCCTGGGGCGCGACGAAGAGGCGATTATGGCCGAAGGAGACGCAATCCGCGCTTCGGCGCACGACCCGGACCTCGTCATCATTGCCCGGGCGTTGTTCGCCGGTGATCTGCCCGTGGCGGAAGCCGGCCTGCGACAAAGGCTTCGCGACCAGCCCACCGATGTGGCAGCGATCCGGATGATGGCGGAGCTGGCGGGCCGCATCGGCCGCTATCGCGACGCCGAGGCACTGCTGCGCCGCGCCCTAGAACTGGCCCCCGGTTTCACGGCGGCACGCGCCAACCTCGCCATCGCGCTCTATCGGCAGAACCGTTTCGCAGAGGCCGTCGCCGTTCTCGACACAGTGCTCGCGCAAGGCGAAGCACAGGCGGGCGATCTGAACCTGCGTGCGGCGGCGCTGGGACGGATAGGCGACTATGCCGAAGCGCGGCGCATCTATGCGGACCTCACGGAAACGTTTCCGGATCACGCCAGGCTCTGGATGAGCTACGGGCACATTCTCAAGACGCTGGGCGAGCAGGCGCAAAGCGTTGCCGCCTACCGCCGCGCAATCGCCATCGAACCGGGGCTCGGGGAAGTCTGGTGGAGCCTGGCGAACCTCAAGACATGGCAGTTCAGCGACGCGGATCTCGCCGCGATGGAAGCCGCGCTGGAGGACGAGACGCTCTCTGACGACGACCGCCTGCACCTGCACTTTGCACTTGGCAAGGCGCTGGACGATCGCAATGTGGCGGACCTCGCTTTCAAGCACTACGAGACGGGTAATCGTGTGCGCCGCGAACAGCTCGATTTCGATCCGAAGGTCGTGCGCGAACAGGTGAATGCCGTGATCGCAGCGGTAACCCCCACACTGCTTGCCCGGATCGAGGGGGCAGGCCATCCCTGCCCCGACCCACTCTTCATCCTCGGCCTGCCGCGCGCAGGCTCCACGCTCATCGAACAGATTCTGTCGAGCCATTCCCGGGTGGAAGGCACCATGGAACTCCCAGACATTCCAGCCATGGCCATGCGGGAAGCACAGGCCTATGGCAGCAGCGCACGGGAATGGCCGGAAGCGCTCGCCGCGATGCCCCCTTCCCGCCTTGCCGAACTGGGCGCCGAGTTCATCGAGCGCACCCGCATCCAGCGCAAGACAGACAAGCCGTTCTACATCGACAAACTGCCCAACAACTGGGCTTATGCAGGCTTCATCGCCGCAATCCTCCCCAATGCCAGGATCATCGACGCTCGCCGCGCTCCGCTGGACTGCTGCTTCTCGAATTTCCGGCAGCATTTCGCGAAAGGGCAGGCGTTCTCTTACGATCTGGAGCACATCGGACGCTACTATGCCGAATATGTCCGCGCCATGGCACATTACGACGTGATCATGCCCGGACGGATCCATCGGGTAATTCATGAGCGCTTGCTGGACGATCCCGAAGCGGAAGTACGCGCCCTTCTCGCTTATCTCGCTCTCGATTTCGAGGAGGGGTGCCTTCAGTTCCATCGCAACGACAGGGCAGTTCGAACCGCGTCGAGCGAGCAGGTGCGCCGTCCCCTCAATCGCGATGGCGTGGACCAGTGGCGCCCCTACGACGCCTGGCTCGGCCCGCTACGCCGGGCACTTGGCGATCTGCCGGAGACGTATGCGACACGGTGA
- the purL gene encoding phosphoribosylformylglycinamidine synthase subunit PurL: MSGITPDVVEAHGLNPEEYERVLNALGREPNLVELGIFSVMWSEHCSYKSSRFHLKKLPTEAPWVICGPGENAGVIDIGDGQAAIFKMESHNHPSYIEPYQGAATGVGGILRDVFTMGARPVANMNALRFGRPDHPKMKHLVKGVVAGIGGYGNCVGVPTVGGETNFHKAYDGNILVNAMTVGVADTNKIFYCAATGLGNPIVYVGSKTGRDGIHGATMASADFGDDIDEKRPTVQVGDPFVEKLLIEACLELMATDAIVAIQDMGAAGLTSSSVEMASKGGAGIRLNMNKVPCREEAMTPYEMMLSESQERMLMVLQPGKEAMAEAIFKKWELDFAVIGEVTNTGHMVLEFDGEVVCDIPLGPLADDAPEYERPYVSPEEYKAWAAVPALGEVPESTDLGADLIKLMGGADLASRKWIWEQYDSQVGADTMQKSGGDAAVVRVHGTQKALAISTDCSPRYCYADPYEGGKQAVAETYRNISAVGGLPLAITNCLNFANPQRPEIMAQIVGCLNGMGDACRALDYPIVSGNVSLYNESKATGGGSAILPTPAIGGVGILADHDQMATVAFKAEDEEIFLLGGEGTHLGQSLWLKDIGGQEAGEAPKVDLKLEAHNGGLVRGWIGEGKVTAVHDVSDGGLIVALAEMALASGLGCTLDADLTTAQAFGEDQSRYVVTAPAGTVLPEAVKIGTVGGTAVAGVEIAALREANEAFFKDWIEG, encoded by the coding sequence ATGAGCGGAATCACCCCTGACGTCGTCGAGGCGCATGGCCTCAATCCCGAAGAATACGAGCGCGTCCTGAATGCGCTGGGCCGCGAGCCGAACCTCGTGGAACTCGGCATTTTCTCGGTGATGTGGTCGGAGCACTGCTCGTACAAGTCGAGCCGCTTCCACCTCAAGAAGCTCCCGACGGAAGCGCCTTGGGTGATCTGCGGCCCCGGCGAGAACGCCGGCGTGATCGATATCGGCGACGGGCAGGCCGCCATCTTCAAGATGGAAAGCCACAACCACCCCAGTTATATCGAGCCTTATCAAGGCGCTGCGACCGGCGTGGGTGGCATCCTGCGCGACGTCTTCACGATGGGCGCGCGCCCGGTGGCGAACATGAACGCCCTGCGCTTCGGCCGTCCGGACCATCCGAAGATGAAGCACCTCGTCAAGGGCGTGGTCGCGGGCATCGGCGGCTACGGCAACTGCGTGGGCGTGCCCACGGTGGGCGGCGAGACCAACTTCCACAAGGCCTACGACGGCAACATCCTCGTCAACGCGATGACCGTCGGCGTCGCCGATACGAACAAGATCTTCTACTGCGCCGCCACCGGTCTCGGTAATCCGATCGTCTACGTCGGCTCCAAGACCGGCCGCGACGGCATCCACGGCGCCACCATGGCCTCGGCCGACTTCGGCGACGACATCGACGAAAAGCGCCCCACCGTGCAGGTCGGCGATCCCTTCGTCGAGAAGCTGCTGATCGAGGCGTGCCTCGAACTGATGGCGACCGACGCGATCGTCGCGATCCAGGACATGGGCGCGGCGGGTCTGACTTCCTCGTCGGTCGAGATGGCCAGCAAGGGCGGCGCGGGCATTCGCCTCAACATGAACAAGGTGCCCTGCCGCGAAGAGGCGATGACGCCTTACGAAATGATGCTGAGCGAAAGCCAGGAGCGCATGCTCATGGTGCTCCAGCCCGGCAAGGAAGCCATGGCCGAGGCCATCTTCAAGAAGTGGGAACTGGACTTCGCGGTCATCGGCGAAGTCACCAACACCGGCCACATGGTGCTGGAATTCGACGGCGAAGTGGTCTGCGACATCCCGCTCGGCCCCCTCGCCGACGATGCGCCGGAGTACGAGCGCCCCTACGTCTCGCCTGAGGAATACAAGGCCTGGGCGGCCGTCCCGGCGCTCGGCGAGGTGCCGGAAAGCACCGATCTCGGCGCCGACCTCATCAAGCTGATGGGCGGAGCGGACCTCGCTTCGCGCAAGTGGATTTGGGAGCAGTACGACAGCCAGGTCGGCGCGGACACGATGCAGAAGTCCGGCGGCGACGCAGCCGTAGTGCGCGTCCACGGCACGCAGAAGGCGCTGGCGATCAGCACCGACTGCTCGCCCCGCTACTGCTACGCCGACCCCTACGAGGGCGGCAAGCAGGCGGTCGCCGAGACCTACCGCAACATCAGCGCGGTCGGCGGGTTGCCGTTGGCGATTACCAACTGCCTCAACTTCGCGAACCCGCAGCGCCCCGAGATCATGGCACAGATCGTCGGCTGCCTGAACGGCATGGGCGATGCGTGCCGCGCGCTGGATTACCCGATCGTCTCGGGCAACGTCTCGCTCTACAACGAATCGAAGGCCACCGGCGGCGGCTCTGCGATCCTGCCGACCCCAGCGATCGGCGGCGTCGGCATCCTCGCCGACCATGACCAGATGGCGACAGTGGCGTTCAAGGCCGAGGACGAGGAAATCTTCCTGCTCGGCGGCGAAGGAACGCACCTTGGCCAGTCGCTGTGGCTCAAGGACATCGGCGGTCAGGAAGCTGGTGAGGCGCCGAAGGTCGACCTCAAGCTGGAAGCCCACAATGGCGGCCTCGTTCGCGGCTGGATCGGCGAAGGCAAGGTCACGGCGGTCCATGACGTCAGCGACGGCGGCCTGATCGTCGCGCTGGCCGAGATGGCGCTGGCAAGCGGCCTCGGCTGCACGCTGGACGCGGACCTCACCACCGCGCAGGCGTTCGGCGAGGACCAGTCGCGCTACGTCGTAACCGCGCCTGCGGGGACTGTCCTGCCGGAAGCGGTGAAGATTGGCACCGTCGGCGGCACTGCCGTTGCAGGCGTGGAGATCGCCGCGCTGCGTGAAGCCAACGAGGCATTCTTCAAGGACTGGATAGAGGGCTGA